The following DNA comes from Candidatus Coatesbacteria bacterium.
TCCTCCAACGCACACCCAAGGGTCGGGTGGCCGCCGAGCGCGCCTGGCGCCACCTGGGTCTCGAGCCCCGCGGCGGCGGGCAGCTCCGCTTCAACGGGACGAACAAATGAACGCCAGCACCGCCCAGTTACCCGTCGGCGTCTTCGACTCCGGCGTCGGCGGCCTGACCGTCGCCCGGGCAATCGCCGACCGCCTGCCCGGCGAGGTCCTGCTCTACCTCGGCGACACCGCCCGCGTACCCTACGGCGGCAAATCCCCCGCTACCGTGCTGCACTACACCCGCCAGGCCCTGGGCTTCTTCGCCCGGCGCGGCGTCAAGCTCGTCGTGGTGGCCTGCAATACCGCCTCCGCCGCCGCCCTGCCCGAACTCGCCCCCCGCAGCTCCGTGCCCCTGGTCGGCGTCGTCGAACCCGGCGCCCGGGCCGCCGCCCAGCGCACTAACGGCGCCGTCGGCGTCATCGGCACCCGCACCACCATCGCCAGCGGCTCCTACGAGGCCGCCCTGCAACGCCTGAAACCCGACCTGACCATCCGGACCCGCCCCTGCCCCCTCTTCGTCCCCCTGGCCGAAGAGGGCTGGCTCAGCGGACCTGTGCCCCGCTGGGTGGCCCAGAGCTACCTCGAACCGCTCAAGGCCGCCGGGATCGACACCCTCGTCCTCGGCTGCACCCACTACCCCCTGCTCAAGGGCGTCATCGCCCAGGTGATGGGCCCCGGCGTCGGGCTGGTCGATTCCGCCGCGGAGACCGCCCGCGCCGTGGCCGAGCTGCTGGAGTCACGAGGCTTGTTGAGCCCCGACGGCGCCCAGCCCGAGCATCGTTTCTTCGCCACCGACGTCTCCGACGCGCTGACGGCTCTGGCGGGGAAGTTCTTCGGCCGGCCGATCGAGAAGCTGGAACCGGCGGAGCTGGAGGGGGAACAATAAGGAGACACTATGCGACGGTTTTACCTGGCAGTTGTCATCTTCATGGTTTGCGCCGGTGTCATGCCCCTTGCCGCTGAAGGCTTGTCGCAGAGCGGTGAATACAAAGACCTCTTCGCCGAGCCTCCCCAAGACGGCCTGCCCTTCGACTCGATCGATACCATCGATGAAAATGAGCTGGCGGAGCTGGTCCGGGAGGTGACCGAGTACCACTATGATTTCAGCTGTACGGAGTTCGATACGATACCCCTGATGGCACCGGATG
Coding sequences within:
- a CDS encoding glutamate racemase, which encodes MNASTAQLPVGVFDSGVGGLTVARAIADRLPGEVLLYLGDTARVPYGGKSPATVLHYTRQALGFFARRGVKLVVVACNTASAAALPELAPRSSVPLVGVVEPGARAAAQRTNGAVGVIGTRTTIASGSYEAALQRLKPDLTIRTRPCPLFVPLAEEGWLSGPVPRWVAQSYLEPLKAAGIDTLVLGCTHYPLLKGVIAQVMGPGVGLVDSAAETARAVAELLESRGLLSPDGAQPEHRFFATDVSDALTALAGKFFGRPIEKLEPAELEGEQ